Proteins found in one Brevibacillus brevis genomic segment:
- the bioD gene encoding dethiobiotin synthase, whose product MADRPFSGLFITGTDTGVGKTIVTAGIASVLRETGVDIGVWKPVQSGARAQDEGSDAMRLRSWSGVHDACEEIAPLCFAAPLTPYLAAEAEGKSLTMEQVIAGGRPLMERYPALLVEGAGGLIVPLTPTETMADLAVRLNLPMLIVARAGLGTINHTLLSVWYARELGIEVVGVILNQNNSAGVIDESVKTNASMIESYGGVPVWGVLPWIDQPLGRQQLTQLIHECVDIGQLCQWSHK is encoded by the coding sequence ATGGCTGATCGCCCCTTTTCCGGATTGTTCATCACAGGGACAGATACTGGGGTAGGCAAAACGATTGTGACTGCCGGAATCGCATCCGTGTTGCGTGAGACAGGAGTGGACATCGGGGTTTGGAAGCCGGTCCAGTCAGGAGCACGAGCACAGGATGAGGGCAGTGACGCAATGCGCTTGAGATCGTGGAGTGGAGTGCATGACGCGTGTGAGGAGATAGCTCCGCTCTGTTTTGCGGCACCGCTTACCCCTTATCTGGCTGCGGAAGCAGAGGGGAAAAGCTTGACTATGGAGCAAGTAATTGCTGGAGGACGCCCCCTGATGGAACGTTATCCGGCACTCCTCGTCGAAGGAGCCGGTGGTCTGATTGTGCCATTGACTCCAACCGAAACGATGGCGGATCTTGCTGTTCGACTGAACCTGCCAATGCTCATCGTGGCTCGGGCTGGGCTCGGCACGATTAACCATACGCTGTTGTCCGTTTGGTATGCACGGGAACTCGGGATCGAGGTTGTAGGTGTCATCCTGAATCAAAACAACTCAGCTGGTGTCATCGATGAGAGTGTCAAAACAAACGCGAGCATGATTGAGAGCTATGGGGGAGTTCCTGTATGGGGCGTACTTCCATGGATAGACCAACCGTTAGGGCGTCAGCAGTTGACACAGTTAATCCACGAATGTGTAGACATCGGACAGCTGTGCCAGTGGAGCCATAAATAA
- the bioF gene encoding 8-amino-7-oxononanoate synthase, with product MKKRYTWLEEEYDSLCKQSLAREWNTVESAIDRAGTWIQVEGRPLLNLSSNNYLGLAHDRRIVEAGKIAAEEWGAGGTASRLVHGNYALYDELEQQLAAWKEREGALVFANGYQANTGVLAALAGRGDAVFSDRLNHASIVDGIVLSRAEHFRYRHNDMEHLEFLLKKHQDTRRKWIVTDSIFSMDGDKAPLLELVQLRDRYDAILMVDEAHAGGVRGEEGQGLCHELGIAGQVDVLMGTFSKAFGVYGAYVCADEIIIRYLMTKARSLVYSTALPPAVIGSNLAALSLVQTDSWRRKAVRQNALMFRQLLRSYGFTVDEEDTPIIPLTLGENEWTLQFSKRLRQRGIAAVAIRPPTVPAGTARIRFTVMADHTREELEWACEQVSEIRDELHKGGAIS from the coding sequence ATGAAGAAACGCTACACATGGCTGGAAGAAGAATACGATTCATTGTGCAAACAATCGTTGGCAAGAGAATGGAACACTGTAGAGTCAGCCATTGATCGCGCTGGCACGTGGATTCAAGTCGAAGGGAGACCATTATTAAACCTGTCATCGAACAACTATTTGGGCTTGGCTCATGATCGACGAATCGTGGAAGCTGGCAAGATAGCGGCAGAGGAGTGGGGGGCAGGAGGAACTGCCTCTCGCCTCGTCCATGGTAACTACGCGTTATACGACGAGCTGGAACAACAATTGGCGGCGTGGAAAGAGAGAGAAGGGGCGCTTGTTTTTGCAAATGGCTATCAGGCAAATACAGGGGTACTTGCAGCGCTTGCTGGAAGAGGCGACGCTGTTTTTAGTGATCGGTTGAATCACGCCAGCATCGTAGATGGGATCGTGCTCAGTCGGGCGGAGCATTTTCGGTATAGACATAACGACATGGAGCACCTGGAATTTTTGCTGAAAAAGCACCAGGATACAAGACGGAAGTGGATCGTCACGGACAGCATATTCTCCATGGACGGTGATAAAGCCCCTCTTCTTGAATTGGTACAACTGCGAGATCGTTACGATGCCATCCTTATGGTTGACGAAGCCCATGCAGGGGGAGTGCGTGGTGAGGAAGGGCAGGGCTTGTGCCACGAGCTAGGCATCGCCGGACAAGTCGATGTTTTGATGGGAACCTTCAGCAAGGCATTTGGTGTTTATGGCGCATACGTATGCGCAGATGAGATCATCATTCGTTATTTGATGACAAAAGCACGCTCGCTAGTCTATTCCACAGCTCTGCCTCCTGCTGTGATTGGTTCGAATCTGGCGGCGTTGTCTTTGGTACAAACAGACTCTTGGCGAAGAAAAGCAGTGAGGCAGAATGCGCTCATGTTTCGCCAGTTGCTTCGCTCATACGGGTTTACCGTAGACGAAGAAGATACGCCAATTATCCCGCTCACGTTAGGAGAGAATGAGTGGACTTTGCAATTCAGCAAAAGGCTTCGGCAGCGAGGGATTGCAGCAGTGGCGATTCGACCTCCTACTGTGCCAGCAGGAACCGCGCGTATCCGTTTTACGGTGATGGCTGACCATACGCGCGAAGAGCTGGAGTGGGCTTGTGAGCAAGTGAGCGAAATCAGAGACGAGCTTCACAAAGGAGGGGCGATATCGTGA
- the bioA gene encoding adenosylmethionine--8-amino-7-oxononanoate transaminase translates to MLTKVVIWLLNSYAELSAKDKRYVWHPFTQMKDYVAQEPLIIARGEGIKLFDVNGKAYYDGFSSVWLNVHGHNVPELNQAITDQLDQIAHSTLLGMANVPSILLAEKLIQLAPKGLSKVFYSDNGATAVEISLKMAFQYWQNRGQTGKHSFITMNNAYHGDTIGATSVGAIPLYHQVYKPLLFSPHVIPYPYPYRQGGEEAAVQATLSSLESLLRERAHEIAAMIVEPVVQGASGMIIMPDGCLKKIAELLRAHDVLLIADEVATGFGRTGKMFACEHDGVVPDIMAVAKGLTGGYLPVAATLVTEQIYDAFFADYEEQKTFFHGHSFTGNPLGCAVALANLRLMEERGVVQQVAKKAIDLDQLLGPLYDLPHVGEIRQKGLMAGIELVRDKETKEPYHWNERIGVRVCQAAREKGLLTRPLGNVIVFIPPLVSTTEELADMVRILAESIQDVTTGDTRSD, encoded by the coding sequence ATGTTAACCAAGGTTGTGATTTGGTTGTTAAATAGTTATGCAGAGCTCTCTGCCAAAGACAAGCGATACGTTTGGCATCCCTTCACCCAAATGAAAGACTACGTCGCACAGGAGCCATTGATTATTGCGAGAGGAGAAGGGATCAAGCTGTTCGATGTGAACGGCAAGGCTTATTACGACGGCTTTTCCTCCGTGTGGTTGAACGTCCATGGCCACAACGTTCCCGAGCTAAATCAGGCAATCACAGACCAGCTCGACCAGATTGCCCACTCTACCTTGCTCGGCATGGCAAACGTCCCATCCATTTTATTAGCGGAAAAACTGATCCAGCTCGCTCCAAAAGGATTGAGCAAAGTTTTTTACTCTGACAATGGGGCAACGGCGGTCGAAATCTCATTGAAAATGGCGTTCCAATACTGGCAAAATCGCGGGCAGACCGGCAAGCATTCGTTTATCACGATGAACAATGCCTATCACGGGGATACGATTGGAGCTACCAGCGTGGGAGCCATTCCTCTCTACCATCAAGTTTACAAACCACTGCTCTTTTCTCCACACGTCATTCCATACCCTTATCCATACCGGCAGGGAGGAGAAGAAGCAGCCGTTCAGGCCACGTTGAGCAGTCTGGAAAGCTTGCTTCGGGAAAGAGCTCATGAGATTGCGGCGATGATCGTAGAGCCTGTCGTGCAGGGAGCAAGTGGCATGATTATCATGCCAGACGGTTGCTTGAAAAAAATCGCGGAGCTGTTGCGCGCCCATGATGTATTGCTGATCGCAGACGAAGTAGCAACAGGATTTGGACGCACAGGCAAAATGTTCGCTTGTGAGCATGATGGGGTCGTGCCGGACATCATGGCGGTTGCGAAAGGGCTCACGGGCGGGTATTTACCAGTAGCGGCTACCTTAGTAACCGAGCAGATTTATGATGCTTTTTTCGCCGACTATGAGGAACAGAAAACCTTCTTTCACGGACATTCGTTCACAGGAAATCCACTCGGCTGTGCAGTTGCTCTCGCCAACCTGCGGCTGATGGAGGAGCGCGGAGTCGTTCAACAAGTAGCAAAAAAGGCAATCGATCTGGATCAATTGCTAGGGCCGTTATACGACCTGCCTCATGTAGGAGAAATTCGGCAAAAAGGCCTGATGGCGGGAATCGAGCTGGTTCGGGATAAAGAGACCAAGGAGCCTTATCACTGGAATGAGCGGATCGGTGTACGTGTCTGTCAGGCAGCAAGAGAAAAAGGGCTTTTGACACGACCGTTGGGCAACGTCATCGTTTTTATCCCACCGCTTGTATCTACAACCGAAGAATTGGCTGACATGGTTCGGATTTTGGCGGAATCGATTCAGGACGTAACGACAGGCGATACGAGGAGTGATTGA
- the bioB gene encoding biotin synthase BioB, producing the protein MKQSTCLDWKEYAHKAIAKEEFTQEEAMKVLQAPDDELLLVMNEAFRVRKHFFGKKVKLNMIINAKSGLCPEDCGYCSQSIVSNAPVSKYTMLDKETLLAGAREAMNRKAGTYCIVASGRGPTEKELGQVIEAVKEIRETMPLKICACLGILSDEQATRLKDSGVHRYNHNLNTSRNHYEAITTTHTYDQRVQTVDTVKRAGMSPCAGVIIGMGESDEEIVEMAFALRNLDADSIPINFLNAIPGTPLEDKGRTPAMKALRVLALFRFICPDKEIRVAGGREVNLRTLQPLSLYAANSLFVGDYLTTPGQEITTDHQMIEDLGFEIELCAL; encoded by the coding sequence ATGAAGCAAAGCACCTGTCTGGATTGGAAGGAATACGCCCATAAAGCGATTGCCAAAGAAGAGTTTACGCAGGAAGAGGCTATGAAGGTGTTGCAAGCGCCAGATGATGAGCTGCTGCTGGTCATGAACGAAGCTTTTCGCGTCAGAAAGCACTTTTTCGGAAAAAAGGTCAAACTGAACATGATCATCAACGCCAAGAGCGGCCTATGCCCGGAGGATTGCGGTTACTGCTCGCAGTCGATTGTTTCGAATGCTCCCGTATCCAAGTACACGATGCTGGATAAGGAGACATTGCTCGCAGGTGCGCGAGAAGCCATGAATCGAAAAGCAGGTACATACTGTATTGTCGCCTCAGGACGTGGTCCCACGGAAAAAGAGCTGGGGCAGGTCATAGAGGCAGTCAAAGAAATCCGCGAGACAATGCCACTGAAAATTTGCGCGTGCTTAGGGATACTAAGCGACGAACAAGCAACGCGACTAAAAGATTCAGGTGTTCACCGCTACAACCATAATCTCAACACGAGTCGCAACCATTACGAAGCGATTACGACAACGCACACGTACGATCAGCGTGTACAGACAGTCGATACCGTAAAAAGAGCAGGGATGTCGCCCTGCGCAGGCGTGATCATCGGCATGGGGGAGAGCGATGAGGAGATCGTTGAAATGGCATTTGCCCTGCGCAATCTCGATGCAGATTCCATCCCGATCAATTTTTTAAATGCGATTCCAGGAACCCCGTTGGAGGATAAAGGACGCACCCCGGCAATGAAGGCTCTTCGTGTTCTCGCCTTGTTCCGATTTATTTGCCCGGATAAAGAAATTCGTGTTGCGGGTGGTCGCGAAGTGAATCTGCGCACCTTGCAGCCGCTTTCCTTGTATGCAGCCAACTCATTGTTTGTAGGTGATTATTTGACGACACCCGGGCAAGAAATCACGACAGACCATCAGATGATTGAAGACCTCGGGTTTGAAATCGAGCTGTGTGCGTTGTAG
- the bioC gene encoding malonyl-ACP O-methyltransferase BioC — translation MQKRAISSRFSEKAVSYEKYALVQKKMVDHLSQMIIEIANENDVRNIVEIGCGTGGLTRVIRSYFSAAHYEAVEIASGMLEQAKNNLEQQRLICSYFQADAEEWVWEQQAESKDLIVSGACFQWFAKPTHTLKGLARILKPGAPLVFSTFGPDTFWELHDSFANAHAILGEKGVRHGLEFLSARDWREQLKQAGFTDIEIIRKYERLTYPGVRDFLHAVKAVGASASMEQGSGLGRRKLLAEMIQYYEQTYKRETGIPVTYEVIYVRAISSV, via the coding sequence TTGCAGAAGAGGGCAATCAGCAGTCGATTTAGTGAGAAGGCTGTCTCATACGAAAAATACGCACTCGTGCAAAAGAAGATGGTCGATCATTTGAGTCAAATGATTATAGAGATAGCGAATGAGAATGATGTGCGAAACATCGTAGAGATTGGCTGTGGGACAGGGGGGTTAACCCGCGTCATTCGCAGCTATTTTTCTGCTGCCCATTACGAGGCGGTAGAGATTGCGTCAGGCATGTTGGAGCAGGCGAAGAACAATCTGGAGCAGCAACGCCTGATTTGCTCCTATTTTCAAGCTGATGCCGAAGAATGGGTTTGGGAACAACAGGCGGAGTCAAAGGATTTGATCGTTTCAGGAGCATGCTTTCAGTGGTTTGCCAAGCCTACGCATACGCTAAAAGGATTGGCAAGAATCCTGAAGCCCGGAGCACCTTTGGTTTTTTCAACATTTGGACCCGATACTTTTTGGGAGCTGCATGATTCGTTTGCGAATGCTCATGCAATTTTGGGGGAGAAGGGAGTGCGCCATGGCTTGGAGTTTCTCTCTGCACGTGATTGGCGTGAGCAATTGAAGCAAGCAGGGTTTACGGATATAGAGATCATTAGGAAATATGAGCGGCTAACGTACCCGGGTGTACGGGATTTTTTGCATGCCGTGAAAGCTGTGGGCGCCAGTGCAAGTATGGAGCAAGGGAGCGGTCTTGGACGCAGAAAACTCCTTGCAGAAATGATTCAATACTATGAGCAGACGTATAAAAGAGAAACAGGCATCCCTGTCACCTACGAAGTTATTTACGTTCGCGCGATTTCATCGGTGTAG
- a CDS encoding alpha/beta fold hydrolase, which translates to MRKVMLWLNGWGMPDCSWDAVRSQFPSYQHIIPTYSDVTDPSQFYERVEEEVRSQSAQELIVVGWSMGGMLGLRLAAQYPVSGLVLIGTTARFTSEQHDLRKGWHPVVLQRMKRQLSVARERVMDTFVKQMLTPGEREQTGLQVGLDSQNWSTAALVAGLTYLEEEDCRPFLSSLTTPALVIHGMEDAICSFSAGEELASSLSSAHFVQIPDCGHAPHVFVPEVVGDSLKRMVEQLAEEGNQQSI; encoded by the coding sequence GTGAGAAAAGTGATGCTGTGGCTAAACGGGTGGGGAATGCCAGATTGCAGCTGGGATGCAGTTCGCTCACAGTTTCCTTCCTATCAGCATATCATTCCTACTTATTCGGACGTCACGGACCCCTCACAATTTTACGAGAGAGTAGAAGAGGAAGTCCGCTCCCAATCGGCTCAGGAGCTGATTGTAGTGGGATGGTCAATGGGAGGAATGCTCGGATTACGCCTCGCTGCCCAGTACCCGGTCTCAGGACTTGTTTTGATCGGCACGACAGCACGCTTTACGAGCGAACAGCATGATCTTCGTAAAGGGTGGCATCCCGTTGTTTTGCAAAGGATGAAAAGGCAGCTTTCTGTTGCACGCGAGCGTGTGATGGACACTTTTGTCAAACAAATGCTAACACCAGGAGAGCGAGAACAAACAGGTCTGCAAGTGGGACTGGACAGCCAGAATTGGAGTACGGCGGCGTTGGTTGCGGGCTTGACCTATTTAGAAGAAGAGGATTGCCGCCCGTTTCTGTCTTCGCTGACTACTCCTGCTCTCGTCATTCATGGAATGGAGGATGCTATCTGTTCGTTCTCAGCGGGAGAAGAGCTGGCGAGTAGCCTTTCGAGTGCCCATTTCGTGCAAATTCCTGACTGTGGTCATGCCCCGCATGTATTTGTTCCAGAGGTTGTAGGAGATTCGCTAAAGAGGATGGTGGAGCAGCTTGCAGAAGAGGGCAATCAGCAGTCGATTTAG
- a CDS encoding AraC family transcriptional regulator yields MNVDDHIFLWNQASVRLHDVRHIVMRAGEQLRSYQLPASAFLFSVRGSGLIRLDGNVHAIKNCYIAHAGKGTYVDIEEIKDELEYYLILYKAHLPLPCRQELLRLLEKTQPFHIQYGFTPMHQANVFVAISRMQQAWNQNGNLDKLRAKALLYQLVCELMAQMQSQGIGVTVPNLVEQAIRHIEEHYAETFTLDDLSALLNCSSRSLQRTFKAQLAVGPIDYLIQVRIQKAQELLRQTNLGLKEVAESVGYADSYYFSRIFKKYTGISPSSYKEYSLTPEQRRQSPSLLSRYSIAGQKLWKYNDHIENENQNHPHSRDGGAVPMYKSTKAMLALNLMLSLTLLLGACSAGGMNSSNSGSTATGASKQVATQSNTTQPSANQEVKKSETRTIKHMKGELTLDFKPVRIAVLDTQYADQMLALGELPAGSVITTGDGTKFPEYLMDKLKDVHVLGTKDEPNSEAVVAMEPDLIICTEFQDKIYDNLSKIAPTIMFGRNEDWRDTLLTFGKILEKEQEAEQIVKDYKEKTNKLKAELATKLKGESVALIRPRDNAIRLHTVEHRTAAILYSDLGLTPPKPAMDKSDTATMISLEVLPEVNADHIFVVTDKANQALTDEFKNSSIWKGLKAAKENKVYEVNTTVWIAYYGPIAINNIVDEIAEALL; encoded by the coding sequence ATGAACGTAGATGATCATATTTTTTTATGGAATCAGGCAAGTGTACGATTACATGATGTACGGCATATCGTCATGCGAGCCGGAGAACAGCTGCGGTCCTATCAATTGCCGGCTAGTGCCTTTCTATTTTCGGTGAGAGGCAGTGGTCTGATTCGTCTTGACGGGAATGTGCATGCGATCAAGAATTGCTATATTGCCCATGCTGGCAAAGGTACTTACGTGGATATCGAGGAAATAAAGGATGAGCTGGAATACTATCTGATTTTGTACAAAGCTCATTTGCCGTTGCCTTGCCGGCAGGAGCTGCTGCGTTTACTGGAGAAAACACAACCTTTTCACATCCAATACGGCTTTACTCCCATGCATCAGGCAAATGTATTTGTCGCAATATCACGTATGCAGCAAGCATGGAATCAGAACGGCAATCTGGACAAGCTGCGAGCCAAGGCTCTGCTTTATCAACTCGTATGTGAGCTAATGGCACAGATGCAGTCACAAGGAATCGGAGTAACAGTACCGAACTTGGTCGAACAGGCCATCAGGCATATCGAGGAGCACTACGCAGAGACTTTCACACTCGATGATCTATCCGCGCTCTTAAACTGCAGCTCCCGATCCCTGCAACGCACCTTTAAAGCCCAGCTAGCGGTCGGCCCTATCGACTATCTGATCCAAGTGCGCATTCAAAAAGCGCAGGAACTGCTGCGTCAAACGAATTTGGGACTAAAAGAAGTAGCGGAATCAGTAGGTTATGCCGACAGCTATTATTTCAGTCGTATCTTCAAAAAATACACAGGTATATCTCCGTCTTCCTACAAAGAATATTCTCTGACACCGGAACAACGTCGCCAAAGTCCATCACTCTTGTCGCGATATTCCATTGCTGGTCAAAAGCTGTGGAAATATAATGATCACATTGAAAATGAAAATCAAAATCACCCGCATTCAAGAGATGGAGGAGCCGTACCGATGTATAAGAGTACAAAAGCGATGCTGGCGCTGAATCTGATGCTGAGCCTTACCTTGCTGCTGGGAGCTTGCTCGGCTGGCGGCATGAATTCTAGCAATTCGGGGAGTACAGCAACAGGCGCCTCGAAGCAGGTAGCGACGCAATCGAATACCACGCAACCTAGCGCGAATCAAGAAGTGAAGAAAAGCGAGACACGTACTATCAAACACATGAAAGGCGAGCTGACGCTTGATTTTAAACCAGTCAGAATCGCTGTGCTGGATACGCAGTACGCAGATCAAATGCTGGCCTTGGGCGAACTGCCTGCAGGCAGTGTAATTACAACGGGGGACGGTACAAAGTTTCCTGAGTATCTCATGGACAAGCTAAAAGATGTACATGTACTCGGGACAAAGGACGAGCCCAATTCGGAAGCGGTCGTGGCCATGGAGCCTGACTTGATTATTTGCACGGAGTTCCAGGACAAAATCTATGATAACCTGTCCAAAATCGCACCAACCATCATGTTTGGCCGAAACGAAGACTGGCGGGATACACTGCTTACATTCGGGAAAATTCTCGAAAAAGAACAAGAAGCTGAGCAAATCGTAAAAGACTACAAAGAGAAAACGAACAAACTGAAAGCAGAACTCGCAACCAAGCTCAAGGGTGAGTCCGTCGCACTTATTCGTCCGCGTGATAATGCCATTCGACTGCACACAGTTGAACACCGTACGGCTGCTATCTTGTATTCCGATTTGGGACTGACTCCTCCCAAGCCAGCGATGGATAAATCTGATACAGCTACGATGATTTCTCTGGAAGTGCTGCCAGAGGTAAATGCCGATCACATATTTGTCGTAACGGACAAAGCGAACCAAGCATTAACAGACGAATTCAAAAATAGCTCCATTTGGAAAGGGCTAAAAGCAGCCAAGGAAAATAAGGTGTACGAGGTAAACACAACTGTGTGGATTGCCTATTACGGCCCGATTGCCATCAACAATATCGTCGATGAAATTGCAGAGGCGCTTCTATAA